A single window of Gambusia affinis linkage group LG18, SWU_Gaff_1.0, whole genome shotgun sequence DNA harbors:
- the sf1 gene encoding splicing factor 1, which produces MATGANATPLGKLHPSIGAKRGFDAGPGAGNGLMPTPAPPGTFPSLQNYPGTMPSTAFSPAHQFSPGTGFSTQAPPQQGVISGMAKTDFGQKKRKKSRWSSETPDQKTVIPGMPTVIPPGLTRDQERAYIVQLQIEDLTRKLRTGDLGIPVNPEDRSPSPEPIYNSEGKRLNTREYRTRKKIEEERHSLITEMIALNPDFKPPADYKPPATRVSDKVMIPQDEYPEINFVGLLIGPRGNTLKNIEKECCAKIMIRGKGSVKEGKVGRKDGQMLPGEDEPLHALVTANTMENVKKAVEQIRNILKQGIETPEDQNDLRKMQLRELARLNGTLREDDNRILRPWQNSEPRSITNTTLCTKCGGAGHISSDCKYTSTFAGQRATGGEPPQSAQDKARMDKEYLSLMAELGEAPVPSSGGGHSSGPAGAPRSSGPNSNQPPPNRPPWMSSGPTENRNYPGMGGPTGPGGPQSFPPPMHNMGGPPMPPNPNGMPPPWMQPPPPPMGQGPAPHGHPMGLLPPPMSIMPPPPPPPGNQPPPPPSAPLPPWQQQAPPPPPTSSMATSTPLPWQQNTTTTSSPGSGSLPPWQQPQQPAVSAAQPPLPMGTQSMVPPPPGVQPPLPPGAPPPPPPPPPGSTGMMYAPPPPPPPMDPSNFVTMMGMGVPGMPPFGMPPAPPPPPPQN; this is translated from the exons ATGGCCACTGGAGCGAATGCAACTCCCCTCGGGAAGTTGCACCCCAGTATTGGTGCTAAACGCGGGTTTGACGCAGGGCCTGGTGCTGGCAACGGGTTGATGCCAACTCCGGCACCTCCTGGGACTTTCCCTTCTCTCCAGAATTACCCGGGTACTATGCCGAGCACTGCTTTCTCTCCAGCGCACCAATTTAGTCCAGGGACAGGTTTTTCGACCCAGGCTCCTCCACAACAAGGAGTGATATCCGGAATGGCTAAAACGG attttggccaaaagaaaaggaaaaagagccGATGGAGCAGTGAGACACCAGATCAGAAGACGGTCATCCCAGGAATGCCCACTGTCATTCCCCCTGGACTGACCCGAGACCAGGAAAGAGCTTATATAG TCCAACTGCAGATTGAAGACCTGACTCGTAAACTGCGTACAGGAGACCTGGGAATCCCTGTTAACCCTGAGGACAG GTCTCCTTCTCCAGAGCCCATCTACAACAGTGAGGGCAAAAGGCTGAACACCCGCGAGTATCGCACTAGGAAGAAGATTGAGGAGGAGCGCCACTCCCTCATCACAGAAATGATTGCTCTCAACCCCGACTTCAAGCCTCCAGCTGACTACAA GCCTCCAGCCACCAGAGTGAGCGACAAAGTTATGATCCCCCAAGATGAATACCCTGAAATTAACTTTGTGGGTTTGCTCATTGGGCCTCG tgGCAACACTCTGAAGAACATTGAGAAAGAATGCTGTGCTAAGATCATGATCAGAGGAAAAGGTTCTGTGAAGGAAGGGAAAGTCGGCCGTAAAGATGGCCAGATGCTGCCTGGTGAGGATGAGCCGCTGCACGCCCTGGTCACTGCCAACACCATGGAGAACGTCAAGAAGGCTGTGGAACAG ATTCGTAACATCCTGAAGCAGGGCATCGAGACGCCTGAGGATCAGAACGACCTGAGAAAGATGCAGCTGAGGGAGCTGGCCAGGCTCAACGGCACCCTGAGGGAGGACGATAACAG GATCCTCCGTCCCTGGCAGAACTCCGAGCCCCGCAGCATCACCAACACCACCCTCTGTACCAAATGTGGAGGAGCTGGTCACATTTCTTCTGACTGCAAGTACACAAG cacCTTTGCAGGCCAGAGAGCAACAGGTGGAGAGCCGCCCCAGTCGGCCCAGGACAAGGCCCGTATGGACAAGGAGTATCTGTCCCTCATGGCAGAGCTGGGGGAGGCCCCGGTGCCATCTTCAGGAGGAGGACACTCCAGTGGTCCAGCAGGAGCCCCCCGAAGCTCTGGACCTAACAGCAACCAGCCTCCTCCG AACCGGCCGCCCTGGATGAGCTCTGGTCCCACTGAGAACAGGAACTATCCTGGCATGGGAGGGCCCACAGGGCCTGGAGGTCCTCAGAGCTTCCCTCCTCCTATGCACAACATGGGAGGACCACCTATGCCTCCCAACCCTAATGGCATGCCTCCACCCTGGATGCAGCCCCCTCCACCTCCAATGGGCCAGGGACCAGCTCCTCACGGACACCCCATGG GTCTGCTGCCACCTCCCATGAGTATAATGccacctccaccacctcctcctggCAACcagccccctcctcctccttctgctcctctgcCACCATGGCAGCAGCAGGCTCCACCCCCACCTCCTACTAGCAGCATGGCAACAAGTACACCTCTACCTTGGCAACAGA ataccaccaccacctccagcCCCGGCTCTGGCAGCCTGCCGCCATGGCAACAGCCCCAACAGCCTGCGGTGTCTGCAGCCCAGCCGCCGCTACCCATGGGAACCCAGTCCATGGTACCACCTCCCCCTGGAGTGCAGCCCCCGCTGCCCCCTGGagcccccccaccaccacctcctccacctccaggCTCAACCGGCATGATGTAtgcccccccaccaccaccaccacccatGGACCCTTCTAACTTTGTCACCATGATGGGCATGGGGGTACCTGGCATGCCCCCCTTCGGCATGCCCCCagccccccctccaccccctccaCAGAACTAA
- the taf6l gene encoding TAF6-like RNA polymerase II p300/CBP-associated factor-associated factor 65 kDa subunit 6L isoform X2, with product MADREERRFAEVSRDSVKLMAESTGVDLADDVAALLAEDVCYRLREAAQTSSQFMRHAKRRKLTVEDLNRALRWSRVEAVCGYGAQDALPFRSVKEGELFFVEDREINLIELALATNIPKGCAETMVRVNVAYLDGKGNVEPQGTVPTAVQTLSDDLLKYYQQITRAILGDDPHLMKMALLDLQSNSKIAALLPYFVYVISGVKSVSHDLEQLNRLLHMVKSLVQNPYLYLGSYVRSLVSSVMYCILEPLAASINPLNDHWTLRDYAALLLSHIFWTHGDLVSGLYHQILLSLQKVLSDPVRPLCSHYGAVVGLHALGWKAVERVLFPHLPAYWANLQAVLDDYSVSNAQVKADGHKVYGAILVAVERLLKMKAVSLSQSAEGGSSCQPGSGAGSAGYRVGSPGLSPPSEPLSEAVLGIASHLQAGGAGCPWEEWSPVPLPAMEARKDPLGPAANTDTARKMPQLTANLNISPRQDGSPRTDPPPPSLAATGAGRSLARSSSVQRSRSSSSRSGQRSASVSRDVFPKARFISPQSGPPAFSFVIGGRQMGRRCQGRRPFQTTFSSSSSLPANPPRAYAHKLPVIGRVGKPVRRWTCSHYSLYLPL from the exons ATGGCAGACCGCGAGGAGCGGCGCTTTGCTGAGGTTTCCCGGGACTCCGTCAAGCTCATGGCAGAGAGCACCGGCGTGGATCTTGCTGATGATGTAGCGGCTCTTCTTGCTGAAGATGTGTGTTACCGCCTCAGAGAGGCAGCCCAG ACAAGTTCCCAGTTCATGAGACATGCCAAGAGGAGGAAGCTGACGGTGGAGGACTTGAACAGAGCCCTGCGATGGAGCCGTGTGGAG GCCGTCTGTGGTTACGGGGCGCAGGACGCTCTGCCTTTCCGATCCGTCAAAGAGGGAGAGCTGTTCTTTGTCGAGGACCGTGAAATTAACCTGATAGAGCTGGCCCTGGCCACCAACATTCCCAAAGGTTGTGCTGAGACCATGGTGCGAG TTAATGTGGCGTATCTGGATGGCAAAGGCAACGTAGAGCCTCAGGGGACAG TTCCCACCGCTGTGCAGACTCTGTCAGATGACCTGCTCAAGTACTACCAGCAGATCACCAGGGCCATCCTGGGAGATGACCCCCACCTCATGAAG aTGGCTCTGCTCGACCTTCAGTCCAACTCAAAGATTGCTGCTCTGCTGCCATACTTTGTCTATGTCATCAGTGGA GTCAAATCAGTAAGCCACGACCTGGAGCAGCTCAACAGGCTCCTGCACATGGTGAAGAGCCTGGTCCAGAACCCGTACCTGTACCTGGGCTCATACGTCCGCAGCCTGGTCTCCAGTGTCATGTACTGCATCCTGGAGCCACTCGCCGCCTCCATCAACCCACTCAATGACCACTGGACCCTCCGGGACTACGCAGCCCTGCTACTCAGCCACATCTTCtg GACTCACGGTGATCTAGTGAGTGGTCTCTACCACCAGATCCTGCTCTCTCTCCAGAAGGTTCTCTCTGACCCAGTCAGGCCACTCTGCTCCCATTACGGAGCGGTTGTGGGCCTTCACGCTCTGGGTTGGAAG GCTGTGGAAAGAGTTCTTTTCCCACACCTCCCTGCTTACTGGGCCAACCTGCAGGCTGTGCTGGACGATTACTCAGTGTCCAACGCACAGGTCAAAGCAGATGGACACAAGGTCTACGGAGCCATCCTG gtggcagtgGAGCGTCTGCTGAAGATGAAGGCTGTGTCTCTGTCCCAGTCAGCAGAGGGCGGATCCAGCTGCCAGCCGGGTTCTGGAGCCGGGTCTGCGGGGTACAGGGTGGGCTCCCCAGGCCTCAGTCCTCCGTCAGAGCCTTTGTCAGAAGCCGTTCTGGGGATTGCCAGCCACCTCCAAGCAGGCGGCGCGGGCTGCCCCTGGGAGGAGTGGTCCCCAGTCCCTCTTCCGGCGAT GGAAGCCCGGAAGGATCCGCTGGGCCCAGCTGCAAACACCGACACTGCCCGGAAAATGCCGCAGCTGACCGCCAACCTCAACATCAGCCCACGACAGGATGGGAGCCCTCGCACCGACCCTCCCCCTCCGAGCCTAGCAGCCACAGGAGCAGGAAG GTCTCTGGCTCGCTCCTCCTCTGTACAGCGCTCCAGATCATCCTCATCACGTTCGGGCCAACGCTCCGCCAGTGTTTCTCGGGATGTTTTCCCCAAGGCTCGTTTCATCTCGCCACAGTCAGGACCTCCAGCATTCTCCTTTGTCATTGGTGGACGGCAAATGGGTCGACGGTGCCAGGGCCGCCGGCCCTTTCAGACCACGTTTTCCTCGTCCTCCTCTCTGCCTGCCAACCCGCCCCGCGCTTACGCCCATAAGCTTCCGGTAATTGGCCGGGTGGGGAAACCGGTGCGTCGCTGGACGTGTTCACATTACTCGCTTTACCTGCCTCTGTAG
- the taf6l gene encoding TAF6-like RNA polymerase II p300/CBP-associated factor-associated factor 65 kDa subunit 6L isoform X1, whose amino-acid sequence MADREERRFAEVSRDSVKLMAESTGVDLADDVAALLAEDVCYRLREAAQTSSQFMRHAKRRKLTVEDLNRALRWSRVEAVCGYGAQDALPFRSVKEGELFFVEDREINLIELALATNIPKGCAETMVRVNVAYLDGKGNVEPQGTVPTAVQTLSDDLLKYYQQITRAILGDDPHLMKMALLDLQSNSKIAALLPYFVYVISGVKSVSHDLEQLNRLLHMVKSLVQNPYLYLGSYVRSLVSSVMYCILEPLAASINPLNDHWTLRDYAALLLSHIFWTHGDLVSGLYHQILLSLQKVLSDPVRPLCSHYGAVVGLHALGWKAVERVLFPHLPAYWANLQAVLDDYSVSNAQVKADGHKVYGAILVAVERLLKMKAVSLSQSAEGGSSCQPGSGAGSAGYRVGSPGLSPPSEPLSEAVLGIASHLQAGGAGCPWEEWSPVPLPAMYSELYSFFGDSLAVRFSTGPGFGSYPPCASACFREARKDPLGPAANTDTARKMPQLTANLNISPRQDGSPRTDPPPPSLAATGAGRSLARSSSVQRSRSSSSRSGQRSASVSRDVFPKARFISPQSGPPAFSFVIGGRQMGRRCQGRRPFQTTFSSSSSLPANPPRAYAHKLPVIGRVGKPVRRWTCSHYSLYLPL is encoded by the exons ATGGCAGACCGCGAGGAGCGGCGCTTTGCTGAGGTTTCCCGGGACTCCGTCAAGCTCATGGCAGAGAGCACCGGCGTGGATCTTGCTGATGATGTAGCGGCTCTTCTTGCTGAAGATGTGTGTTACCGCCTCAGAGAGGCAGCCCAG ACAAGTTCCCAGTTCATGAGACATGCCAAGAGGAGGAAGCTGACGGTGGAGGACTTGAACAGAGCCCTGCGATGGAGCCGTGTGGAG GCCGTCTGTGGTTACGGGGCGCAGGACGCTCTGCCTTTCCGATCCGTCAAAGAGGGAGAGCTGTTCTTTGTCGAGGACCGTGAAATTAACCTGATAGAGCTGGCCCTGGCCACCAACATTCCCAAAGGTTGTGCTGAGACCATGGTGCGAG TTAATGTGGCGTATCTGGATGGCAAAGGCAACGTAGAGCCTCAGGGGACAG TTCCCACCGCTGTGCAGACTCTGTCAGATGACCTGCTCAAGTACTACCAGCAGATCACCAGGGCCATCCTGGGAGATGACCCCCACCTCATGAAG aTGGCTCTGCTCGACCTTCAGTCCAACTCAAAGATTGCTGCTCTGCTGCCATACTTTGTCTATGTCATCAGTGGA GTCAAATCAGTAAGCCACGACCTGGAGCAGCTCAACAGGCTCCTGCACATGGTGAAGAGCCTGGTCCAGAACCCGTACCTGTACCTGGGCTCATACGTCCGCAGCCTGGTCTCCAGTGTCATGTACTGCATCCTGGAGCCACTCGCCGCCTCCATCAACCCACTCAATGACCACTGGACCCTCCGGGACTACGCAGCCCTGCTACTCAGCCACATCTTCtg GACTCACGGTGATCTAGTGAGTGGTCTCTACCACCAGATCCTGCTCTCTCTCCAGAAGGTTCTCTCTGACCCAGTCAGGCCACTCTGCTCCCATTACGGAGCGGTTGTGGGCCTTCACGCTCTGGGTTGGAAG GCTGTGGAAAGAGTTCTTTTCCCACACCTCCCTGCTTACTGGGCCAACCTGCAGGCTGTGCTGGACGATTACTCAGTGTCCAACGCACAGGTCAAAGCAGATGGACACAAGGTCTACGGAGCCATCCTG gtggcagtgGAGCGTCTGCTGAAGATGAAGGCTGTGTCTCTGTCCCAGTCAGCAGAGGGCGGATCCAGCTGCCAGCCGGGTTCTGGAGCCGGGTCTGCGGGGTACAGGGTGGGCTCCCCAGGCCTCAGTCCTCCGTCAGAGCCTTTGTCAGAAGCCGTTCTGGGGATTGCCAGCCACCTCCAAGCAGGCGGCGCGGGCTGCCCCTGGGAGGAGTGGTCCCCAGTCCCTCTTCCGGCGATGTACAGTGAGCTTTACTCTTTCTTTGGGGACAGTCTGGCCGTCAGGTTTAGCACAGGACCAGGGTTTGGGAGCTATCCCCCCTGCGCTTCGGCCTGTTTCAGGGAAGCCCGGAAGGATCCGCTGGGCCCAGCTGCAAACACCGACACTGCCCGGAAAATGCCGCAGCTGACCGCCAACCTCAACATCAGCCCACGACAGGATGGGAGCCCTCGCACCGACCCTCCCCCTCCGAGCCTAGCAGCCACAGGAGCAGGAAG GTCTCTGGCTCGCTCCTCCTCTGTACAGCGCTCCAGATCATCCTCATCACGTTCGGGCCAACGCTCCGCCAGTGTTTCTCGGGATGTTTTCCCCAAGGCTCGTTTCATCTCGCCACAGTCAGGACCTCCAGCATTCTCCTTTGTCATTGGTGGACGGCAAATGGGTCGACGGTGCCAGGGCCGCCGGCCCTTTCAGACCACGTTTTCCTCGTCCTCCTCTCTGCCTGCCAACCCGCCCCGCGCTTACGCCCATAAGCTTCCGGTAATTGGCCGGGTGGGGAAACCGGTGCGTCGCTGGACGTGTTCACATTACTCGCTTTACCTGCCTCTGTAG
- the cth1 gene encoding cysteine three histidine 1, with protein MFENSSNDPFLPSSQDKDLVDDLLCSDDSEATRDTSFSLTKALLPLVEPPSSSLVPWVCSTRYKTALCTSYATSGFCKYAERCQFAHGLRELHVPFRHPKYKTELCRNYHTTGYCFYGGRCLFVHSPTEMRQVQRHRRNIPCRKFLANRVCPFGKRCNFLHVEDEVLEDGYPAATLDPNSPAPTDQVQPQRKVWKPKGALCHTFSTFGFCLYGTSCCFQHGLPSKIKTADLSQAQFLSPQPTPSTAGLPSISSNGSTSSSTSTSPRPALSPSPEVMVHNAFTFSSHHLNDLLLPLAIHLQQLESTKGQEVWDSRAL; from the exons ATGTTTGAG AATAGCAGCAATGATCCATTCCTGCCTTCCTCTCAAGATAAGGACCTGGTAGATGACCTGCTGTGCAGTGATGACTCGGAGGCTACTCGTGACACTAGCTTCTCTCTGACCAAAGCCCTGTTGCCCCTGGTGGAGCCCCCTTCCTCTTCCCTTGTCCCCTGGGTCTGCTCCACTCGCTATAAGACGGCCCTGTGCACCAGCTATGCAACCAGTGGTTTCTGTAAATACGCTGAACGCTGCCAGTTTGCTCACGGCCTCCGTGAGCTCCACGTGCCTTTCCGCCACCCCAAGTACAAGACTGAGCTTTGTCGCAACTACCACACCACAGGCTACTGCTTCTATGGAGGTCGCTGCCTGTTTGTCCATAGCCCCACAGAGATGCGGCAGGTCCAACGACACCGTAGGAATATTCCCTGTCGCAAGTTCCTTGCCAATCGGGTCTGTCCCTTTGGCAAGCGCTGTAATTTCCTGCATGTTGAGGATGAGGTGTTGGAGGATGGGTATCCAGCTGCTACTTTGGACCCCAACTCACCTGCCCCTACTGACCAGGTTCAGCCTCAGCGTAAGGTGTGGAAGCCTAAGGGTGCGCTTTGCCACACCTTCAGCACTTTTGGTTTCTGCCTCTACGGTACAAGCTGCTGCTTTCAGCATGGACTCCCCAGCAAAATCAAGACTGCTGACCTCAGCCAAGCACAGTTCCTGTCTCCCCAGCCAACCCCAAGCACTGCAGGTTTACCTTCAATCTCATCCAATGGGTCAACCTCTTCCTCCACATCAACCTCCCCTCGTCCTGCCCTTTCCCCATCCCCAGAGGTCATGGTCCACAATGCCTTCACTTTCTCCAGCCATCACCTGAATGACCTCCTGCTGCCCCTGGCTATCCATCTGCAGCAGCTAGAGAGCACCAAGGGCCAGGAGGTCTGGGACAGCAGAGCACTTTGA
- the mta2 gene encoding metastasis-associated protein MTA2, translating into MAANMYRVGDYVYFENSSSNPYLIRRIEELNKTANGNVEAKVVCLFRRRDISGNLNTLADSNAREFEEESKQPALSEQQKHQLKHRELFLSRQFESLPATHIRGKCNVTLLNETDVLAGYLEKEDCFFYSLVFDPVQKTLLADQGEIRVGSKYQAEIPDKLTEDEVDTRVQEKMETKVWDPSNQLKDAQIDQFLVVARAVGTFARALDCSSSIRQPSLHMSAAAASRDITLFHAMDTLQKNNYDLARAMSTLVPQGGPVLCRDEMEEWSASEAMLFEEALEKYGKDFNDIRQDFLPWKSLASVVQFYYMWKTTDRYIQQKRLKAAEADSKLKQVYIPTYTKPNPNQIMMPGSKPGLNGATGFQKGLSCESCHTAQSPQWYAWGPPNMQCRLCASCWIYWKKYGGLKTPTQLEGAARVGSESGSRSHMTRQEVQGMSPFTRNEGRAKLLAKNRQTFILQTTKLTRIARRVCEDILQPRRAARRPYASINSNAVKAECMIRLPKATKSPLKSKVIPRQSLATIVKDLAISAPLKLKASRGPPTPINRNQASQPRVAQSLLGKRGFESATGVPYPANGRPYTSGMRTTSQSVIKRQKVSQGEAPNPVVFVATKDTRALRKHLTQSEMRRAARKPHLLVRIKLPPPPRSLAMPLLPSSTSEPIVLED; encoded by the exons ACAGCCAATGGGAATGTGGAGGCGAAGGTGGTGTGTCTGTTCAGGAGGAGAGACATCTCAGGCAACCTCAACACTCTGGCAGACAGCAACGCAA gAGAGTTTGAGGAGGAGTCCAAGCAGCCGGCGCTGTCTGAGCAGCAGAAGCACCAGCTGAAACACAGGGAGCTTTTCCTGTCTCGACAGTTTGAGTCTCTACCTGCCACTCATATACG GGGAAAATGTAACGTCACCCTCCTCAATGAAACGGACGTCCTGGCTGGTTACCTGGAGAAGGAA GACTGTTTCTTCTACTCGCTGGTGTTTGACCCTGTCCAGAAGACGCTGCTGGCAGATCAGGGGGAGATCCGGGTGGGCTCTAAATACCAGGCAGAGATTCCTGACAAACTCACTGAAG ATGAAGTTGACACCCGGGTCCAGGAGAAGATGGAAACTAAAGTTTGGGACCCCAGCAACCAGCTGAAGGACGCCCAGATCGACCAGTTCCTTGTTGTTGCAAG agctGTGGGGACGTTCGCCAGGGCCTTGGACTGTAGCAGCTCCATCCGTCAGCCCAGCCTCCACAtgagtgcagctgcagcttccagaGACATCACACTG TTCCATGCCATGGACACATTGCAGAAGAACAACTACGACCTGGCCAGGGCCATGTCCACGCTGGTCCCTCAAGGGGGCCCAGTGCTCTGCCGGGACGAGATGGAGGAGTGGAGCGCCTCAGAGGCCATGTTGTTTGAGGAGGCGCTGGAAAAATATGGCAAAGACTTCAACGACATCCGTCAGGACTTT CTGCCCTGGAAATCTCTGGCCAGTGTAGTCCAGTTTTACTACATGTGGAAGACTACCGACCGCTACATCCAGCAG AAACGACTGAAGGCAGCAGAGGCAGACAGCAAGCTCAAACAGGTCTACATCCCCACCTA CACCAAACCCAACCCCAATCAGATCATGATGCCAGGCAGCAAGCCCGGCCTGAACGGAGCCACAGGCTTCCAGAAGGGACTGAGCTGTGAGAGCTGCCACA CGGCCCAGTCTCCTCAGTGGTACGCCTGGGGCCCCCCAAACATGCAGTGCAGACTATGTGCTTCTTGTTGGATCTACTGGAAGAAGTATGGCGGTCTGAAGACCCCCACTCAGCTGGAGGGAGCAGCTAGAGTCGGCTCT GAGTCGGGCTCTCGCAGTCACATGACCCGCCAGGAGGTCCAGGGTATGTCACCGTTCACTCGCAACGAGGGCCGAGCCAAGCTGCTGGCCAAGAACCGGCAGACCTTCATCCTGCAGACCACCAAGCTGACCCGCATCGCACGGCGGGTGTGTGAGGACATCCTCCAGCCCCGCCGCGCCGCACGCAGACCCTACGCCTCCATCAACTCCAACGCCGTCAAGGCCGAGT GTATGATCAGGCTGCCTAAAGCCACTAAGTCTCCGTTAAAGAGCAAGGTGATACCTCGACAGTCTCTGGCCACTATAGTGAAGGATTTAG CCATCTCAGCACCTCTGAAGCTGAAGGCCTCCAGAGGTCCTCCAACACCCATCAACAGGAACCAGGCCAGCCAGCCTCGAGTGGCCCAGAGCCTGCTGGGAAAGAGAGGCTTTGAATCA GCGACAGGGGTGCCCTACCCAGCCAATGGGAGGCCGTACACATCAGGCATGAGAACCACGTCCCAGTCGGTCATCAAGCGGCAGAAGGTCAGCCAGGGAGAAGCTCCCAATCCTGTGGTGTTTGTGGCCACCAAAGACACCAG GGCTCTGAGGAAACACCTGACCCAGTCAGAGATGCGCCGGGCGGCAAGGAAACCTCACTTGCTGGTCCGGATCAAGCTGCCGCCCCCACCCCGCTCCCTGGCCATGCCGCTGCTCCCCTCCAGCACCAGCGAGCCCATCGTCCTGGAAGACTGA